From Bdellovibrionales bacterium, one genomic window encodes:
- a CDS encoding L,D-transpeptidase — protein MKRIWAVGLSLVVLLVGGDVFAAPVLKQMQNNQPPGKIIISYSQRRLYYVLDSTQVLEYKVAVPQRRMMWLGQSRVDGKHIRPAWAPPTIVKKENPRIPDLIPGGDPRNPMGERAITLENNSVTDQIAIHGVAASMEKSIGTAASYGCIRMRNEDVIDLYDRVRIGTLVEMIP, from the coding sequence ATGAAGCGGATATGGGCTGTAGGACTGTCGTTAGTGGTGCTTTTGGTGGGCGGAGATGTCTTTGCGGCTCCGGTTTTAAAACAGATGCAAAACAATCAGCCGCCAGGGAAGATCATCATCTCTTACAGTCAGCGCCGACTTTACTACGTGTTAGATTCTACTCAAGTTCTCGAATATAAAGTGGCGGTTCCTCAGCGGCGAATGATGTGGTTAGGACAAAGTCGCGTGGATGGGAAGCATATTCGCCCCGCTTGGGCTCCTCCGACCATCGTCAAAAAAGAGAATCCAAGAATTCCCGATCTCATTCCCGGCGGTGATCCGCGGAATCCCATGGGGGAACGAGCGATCACCCTCGAAAACAATAGTGTCACTGATCAAATTGCTATTCACGGTGTTGCCGCTAGCATGGAAAAATCCATCGGCACGGCCGCATCCTACGGTTGTATTCGCATGCGTAATGAAGACGTGATCGATCTTTACGATCGAGTCCGCATCGGCACACTCGTTGAGATGATTCCTTAG